CACCGATTGGATATCGTGCTCATCGATTGTCACAATCACAATTTCATCAGCGATCGCCTCTTGCGATCGCTGACGAACCCATTCATCACGAATTTTCCATTCAAGTAAATTGAAAAATCCCAACGATTGCCCAACAATGACAGTCAAAGCAACAGTGGGAGTAATAATCAAAACGCTGCGAGTGCGTTGAATAAAGGTCTGGAATCTGCGCCACATGGTCACTGGTGATTAGGGACTGGGGAGCGGGGGCAGGGGAGAAATAATGCCCCATGCCCTATCCCCAAATTGATTAGTTCGTAGATGCCAATAACGGAACTGTAACAATTTCCTTCAAGCTAACCGAGGAAAGGAGTTCTTCCCATTGCTTGGTAAGAGTTACATTGCTAGGTTGGGCACCATGTAGGGCTGCAAGTGTTTCCACGCAGTCATACCAAATGCCATTTTTACCAAAAGCCGCCGCCCGCTTCAAAGCATCTCGCTCTTGCATCGCTGTTACCAGTTCAGCGCTTGGCTGGATGCGTTGAATCCAACCATCGACATAAGGCGTACTTGGGCTGAGTTGTCCATCAACTTTCACAGCTAGGAACCAATGGTAGTTTTTCCCTATTACTAAAGCGGGTGCATCAGATGGTAATTTGATAGCGATCACCCCAGCTTTAAGAGCAATAGGAATAGTCATTTGATGCTGTGTATTACCAGTTTCATCCTTGAGGCTAAAGACAACTTCTTCTGCATTAGAAACTGGAAGATATACCAGAATTGTCGGACGTTCAGACACTGTTGTGCCATAGAAGCTTTGAGGTAGGAGTGCGATTAGGGCTGCTGGGCCTGTCGATCCGATACTTGAAGGATTTAAGTAGTAATTACCAACGCGTGAGGCTCCCCCACTTGCCTGTTGAGGAGTGCCCTTATCAGCACTAGGTGTAAAAAGATTACCACGGGAAGCTCCTCCTGTTGCCTGTTGGGGCGTACCCTTACCAGCGCTAGGTGTAAACAGATTGCCTCTGGAAGCTCCTCCCGTTGCTTGTCTGGGAGCGCCTTGACCAGCGCTAGGTGTGAAGAGGTTGCCTCTGGAAGCTCCTCCCGTTGCTTGACTAGGAGCGCCTTTACTAGAAGCAGGGATAAAGAAATTACCACGAGAAGCTCCCCCGGTTGCTTGGCTGGGAGCGCCATTGTTGATTGGTGGGGTAAATGTAACAGCATAGGCACTGTTCCATGTACTACTAGCAAGCAAAGCGATGACGCTTAATGCAGCTAAATATCGACGTTTCATAATGTTGCACTTCCTTCAAGAAAAGGTAATAGTAAATACATTTATTCTGATTGTGGGAATAGGCTTAAAAATCTTTTCAGCTAGCGCTCAAAGGCTTAAATACTTACTAGAAATATAAACGAAATTTGACTAATATACCGTAAAATTTCGTTTATATTACTGCATCCCTACTCAGTAAAAATACGTTGTTAGTGAGAGAGGCAACAGGCAGATCGAAGATCGTGATTGACAGCAGTTTGCTTTTTAAGCGAGGTACAAGTGTCTAACTATGGGGATTTATATCTTTACTTTTTAAAGCCAGTTACCAACCAAAACGAAGGCAGACCAAAAGAAAGGATCGTGGAAATCAGTTTGGCGGATCATGTTGATTTGGGCTTGTCGCAGTGCTTCGGCTTTAGACATTTTGGGTTGTCGCAGTTGGTCATAGAAGCGCGTCATCAGCATTTCGGCTGCTTTGTCTTTGACGGGCCAGAGAGTGGCAATGGTTGAGCGGGCACCAGATTTGACAGCCAGTCCTGCTAATCCCAGAACGGCGCGATCGTCTCCTGCGGCTGTATCACAGGCACTCAGTACTAGCAACTCAATGGCTTTCGATGGCTCGTTACCCCGATTTTTAAGGAGTTCAGACAATTCCTTAACGTTGACTTCTCCATCCCAAGTTAGTAGGAAGGTATCTTCAAGGCGGGAGCTAAACTGTCCGTGGGTTGCCAGGTGGACAATATCTGCACTACTAGATTTGACACGATTAGCCAGGGCTTGACTAGTAAATTGCTGGTTGAGCAACGTCGAAGATGGCACTGTCTTCGAGATTTGTTTAACTTCTGATTCCACAGCAGGTAAAGCGCTAAAGCCATTACGAGATTCGCTGATGCCGCCGACGATCGCACCAATATGATTTGGCTGGAGCGATCGCGCAGCCATTAGTTGCATTCCCGGTGAGAGGGCAACAGCATACTTTTCGATCAGATATTGCTTACCATCATACAGGGCTGCTATGGGGATATTACGTAATCTACCATCTAAAACAAATACCAGTGTTTTGCTATCTTTAAAGGCTTGCTCAATTTCCGCCGGACGAATTAGCCAACTATAAATTTCCTGGGACAAGCGATCGCGCTCTTGAGAATCTGAGACTGGATTGAAGCTAACTAATAATTTATCTAGAGTTTGTTCGATGTCAGCTTGAGATTTTTGTGTTGCATAGTAACGCAACGGTTGTCCAGTTTTAGAGAGGATGATTGCGAGGCGATCTGGTAAGATAATCGGATAAATAACAGTTGCATTGGGGTCAACTTGGTCAATCTGCTGAGACCTATCTAAACAAGCTTCCCGGAAAAAGTTATCGAGTTCTGCAACTTGCAGTGCCTCAATTAAATCACGGGCTTGTATTAGTGCTGCCTGACTTGGTTGCCGATCTAAAAGTAAACCGACCAGTTCTCGGTAGACAGGTTCCACACCTTCACGGAAGGAGAACTGCACATCGGGGTTAACAGCTACTAAATCTCCCCGGATTGACTTTAAAGCTTTGACCGCTTCAGTATAAGCACTAATTGCTTCTGAGCGATCGCCTTGTTCTTTATACAACTGTCCTACCTGCCAAGCCGATTGAGCAATAATATCCTCAGCTTGGAGTTGACGCGCAATGTTGAGGGATTTTTGAGTTAACTCCTGTGCTTGTGATAACTGCTGTGTCCGCCGATAGAGTTTTCCCCACTGATGCAGCGCATAAGCTTCTGCTTGAGCATCTTGAATTTGTTGTGCAGACTTGACTGTAACTGCCATCAGTTGCGCCAAGTCTTTGAGTGGTACGATTTGGTCAGGATTTGACTGCCGATTCAGAGTCGCAACAAAATTGATCGCTGCGTAGAGAGAGGTGTGGCTAGGGGGGAGTTCTGCAAGTTGTTGCAATAGTTGAGGTGCAAGTGGGGTAGCCAACTCAGACTTGTTGTAATCGAGAAAAAGTTTAAACTGAGCTAAACGAGCTTGTAAGCGATCGCCTGGATTACTGGCTACCTGTTGGGCTTGTTGAAAGTAATCTAATGCCGCTTCTGGATCGTGTAAATCAACGGCGGTTTTTCCTAAGCTCAGAAGAATAGAACTCAACTGAGGTGTAGTTTCAATTTTACGAGCGATCGCCAAACTCTGCTCTAAAACCTGTTGACTCTTAGCAGAGTCGCCAATCACTTGTAAAGCTAAACCAAGCGATCGCAGCCCACTCACTTTAATTTCTGAATCTGGCATTGCTCCTAACTTTTGAGTCAGCATTTCCAACTGCTGTTTAGAACGGCGATAAAATCCCAAACTTTGTAAAGCTTGTGCCTGATTAATTTGACTGCCCAAGCTGCCCATTTTATCGCCCGCTTGCTCATAATATTTTTCAGCTTGTTGCCAATTTTC
This genomic interval from Nostoc sp. KVJ3 contains the following:
- a CDS encoding DUF928 domain-containing protein — translated: MKRRYLAALSVIALLASSTWNSAYAVTFTPPINNGAPSQATGGASRGNFFIPASSKGAPSQATGGASRGNLFTPSAGQGAPRQATGGASRGNLFTPSAGKGTPQQATGGASRGNLFTPSADKGTPQQASGGASRVGNYYLNPSSIGSTGPAALIALLPQSFYGTTVSERPTILVYLPVSNAEEVVFSLKDETGNTQHQMTIPIALKAGVIAIKLPSDAPALVIGKNYHWFLAVKVDGQLSPSTPYVDGWIQRIQPSAELVTAMQERDALKRAAAFGKNGIWYDCVETLAALHGAQPSNVTLTKQWEELLSSVSLKEIVTVPLLASTN
- a CDS encoding CHAT domain-containing protein: MAFPIKQCRWLLYISLSILSLCLAVTITPVRASVQVSANSALNASASTNQLEQGRNLYRSGRFTEAVKIWQTAAQQYHTQGDRTNEALSLSYLSLAQQELNQWEAASQSIEQSLKLLQTSIPSADAILWAQALNTQANLQLHNGKAETALENWQQAEKYYEQAGDKMGSLGSQINQAQALQSLGFYRRSKQQLEMLTQKLGAMPDSEIKVSGLRSLGLALQVIGDSAKSQQVLEQSLAIARKIETTPQLSSILLSLGKTAVDLHDPEAALDYFQQAQQVASNPGDRLQARLAQFKLFLDYNKSELATPLAPQLLQQLAELPPSHTSLYAAINFVATLNRQSNPDQIVPLKDLAQLMAVTVKSAQQIQDAQAEAYALHQWGKLYRRTQQLSQAQELTQKSLNIARQLQAEDIIAQSAWQVGQLYKEQGDRSEAISAYTEAVKALKSIRGDLVAVNPDVQFSFREGVEPVYRELVGLLLDRQPSQAALIQARDLIEALQVAELDNFFREACLDRSQQIDQVDPNATVIYPIILPDRLAIILSKTGQPLRYYATQKSQADIEQTLDKLLVSFNPVSDSQERDRLSQEIYSWLIRPAEIEQAFKDSKTLVFVLDGRLRNIPIAALYDGKQYLIEKYAVALSPGMQLMAARSLQPNHIGAIVGGISESRNGFSALPAVESEVKQISKTVPSSTLLNQQFTSQALANRVKSSSADIVHLATHGQFSSRLEDTFLLTWDGEVNVKELSELLKNRGNEPSKAIELLVLSACDTAAGDDRAVLGLAGLAVKSGARSTIATLWPVKDKAAEMLMTRFYDQLRQPKMSKAEALRQAQINMIRQTDFHDPFFWSAFVLVGNWL